A single Arachidicoccus sp. BS20 DNA region contains:
- a CDS encoding MFS transporter, translating to MDINKKKATTFVILLGCISLFADMTYESARSINGQYLEVLGTSGTTVGWVAGLGELLGYGLRIVSGYFADKTKKYWLIAISGYIINLLSVPLLALAGYWQLAVVLMILERIGKALRTPSRDAMLSFGASQMGSGWGFGLHEAMDQTGATVGPLLIALALYAHNNNYKIAYAFLAIPAIIAITILLVASSLYPNPSNLEIKNTSLVTKGYPKLFWLYILSTVFIALGYADFPLMAYHFKSHSIMNDETIPIFYAIAMAAEGLVALLLGKLFDKLGITVLIVASFIAFFFAPLVFRGNFFMALIGVIIWGIGMGAQESVMKAIVAEMLPAQNRGKGFGLFNTAFGTFWFTGSFIMGRLYDISINRLILFSVITQLIAVILLVFLIDGKALKILKVKQNIHT from the coding sequence ATGGATATCAACAAAAAGAAAGCTACCACATTTGTAATCCTGCTTGGCTGCATCAGCCTGTTTGCCGATATGACTTACGAATCGGCGCGAAGTATTAACGGACAATATCTTGAAGTGCTTGGCACGTCAGGAACAACCGTAGGTTGGGTTGCCGGTTTAGGCGAATTGCTTGGTTATGGTTTAAGAATTGTTTCCGGTTACTTCGCCGACAAGACAAAAAAATATTGGCTTATTGCCATTTCGGGTTATATCATCAATTTACTTTCCGTGCCGTTGCTTGCGTTAGCTGGTTATTGGCAACTCGCCGTTGTTTTAATGATTTTGGAAAGAATAGGCAAAGCCCTGCGCACGCCTTCGCGCGATGCAATGCTGTCGTTCGGCGCAAGCCAAATGGGCAGCGGCTGGGGCTTTGGCTTGCACGAAGCAATGGACCAAACAGGCGCCACAGTTGGACCATTGCTGATTGCTTTGGCGTTGTATGCACACAACAATAACTACAAAATTGCTTACGCTTTTTTGGCAATTCCCGCAATTATTGCTATCACTATTTTATTAGTTGCAAGCTCATTATATCCCAATCCTTCCAATCTTGAAATAAAGAATACAAGTCTTGTTACAAAAGGTTATCCCAAACTTTTTTGGCTCTATATTTTATCGACAGTTTTTATTGCTTTGGGCTACGCCGATTTTCCTTTAATGGCTTATCATTTCAAAAGTCATTCAATAATGAATGATGAAACCATTCCGATATTTTACGCCATCGCAATGGCTGCCGAAGGACTTGTTGCGCTGTTGCTGGGCAAATTATTTGACAAGCTGGGCATCACTGTTTTAATTGTTGCAAGCTTTATTGCATTCTTTTTTGCACCGCTTGTTTTTCGCGGCAATTTTTTCATGGCGCTAATCGGCGTTATTATTTGGGGTATTGGCATGGGCGCGCAGGAATCGGTGATGAAAGCCATTGTTGCAGAAATGCTTCCAGCACAAAATCGCGGCAAAGGCTTCGGATTGTTCAACACGGCATTCGGCACTTTTTGGTTTACGGGAAGTTTTATCATGGGTCGGCTGTACGACATTTCTATCAACAGATTAATCCTTTTTTCGGTCATTACGCAATTAATCGCCGTTATCCTCTTAGTGTTTCTTATTGACGGCAAGGCATTGAAAATATTGAAGGTAAAACAGAACATACATACTTAA
- the eno gene encoding phosphopyruvate hydratase, whose product MKITKIHAREVLDSRGNPTVEAEVNIEGSFNGDSSIVRNVKGRAIVPSGASTGEREAVELRDGDKKRYNGKGVLKAVSNVNDIIAKALEEKSFASQAKLDEALLQLDGTPNKEKLGANALLAVSMAYAKSMAAYNKEPLYQYLYKRDIYTLPVPCMNVINGGKHADNNVDFQEFMIAPHNAVSFKEAIRMGEETFHALKSILNSKGYFTGVGDEGGFAPNLKSNEEAVEVILEAIRKAGYEAGKDISLCLDPATSEMWQDGKYVFFKSDKSSKTSEEMIVLWGSWLKQYPIVLLEDGLGENDWDGWQLMTKELGNKIELVGDDIFCTNPAILQKGIDEGVANSVLIKLNQIGTVTETLQTIDLAYKNNYNCFISHRSGETEDTTIADLTVASGAGHLKTGSGCRGERIAKFNQLLRIEEELGDKATFAGIKTFKNQ is encoded by the coding sequence ATGAAGATTACAAAAATCCATGCGAGAGAAGTACTCGATTCAAGAGGCAACCCAACGGTTGAAGCGGAAGTAAATATTGAAGGCAGCTTCAACGGCGATTCGTCTATCGTTCGCAATGTAAAAGGCAGAGCCATTGTACCGTCGGGCGCAAGCACGGGCGAAAGAGAAGCCGTTGAACTGCGCGACGGCGACAAGAAACGTTACAATGGCAAAGGCGTTTTAAAAGCGGTAAGCAACGTGAACGACATTATTGCAAAAGCGCTTGAAGAAAAATCTTTCGCTTCACAGGCAAAGCTGGATGAAGCCTTATTGCAGTTGGACGGAACGCCCAATAAAGAGAAGCTCGGCGCGAATGCGTTACTTGCGGTTTCTATGGCTTATGCAAAAAGCATGGCGGCATATAACAAAGAACCGTTGTATCAATATTTATACAAAAGAGATATTTACACATTGCCTGTTCCTTGTATGAATGTGATTAACGGCGGCAAGCACGCGGATAATAATGTAGACTTTCAGGAGTTTATGATTGCGCCACACAATGCCGTTTCTTTCAAAGAAGCCATTCGCATGGGCGAAGAAACTTTTCATGCTTTGAAAAGTATTTTGAACAGCAAAGGTTATTTCACGGGCGTGGGCGACGAAGGTGGTTTTGCGCCGAATTTAAAATCGAATGAAGAAGCCGTTGAAGTCATTCTTGAAGCGATTAGGAAAGCAGGTTATGAAGCAGGAAAAGATATTTCACTTTGCCTTGACCCTGCAACAAGCGAAATGTGGCAGGATGGAAAATATGTTTTTTTCAAGAGCGATAAATCATCCAAAACTTCGGAAGAAATGATTGTGTTGTGGGGCAGTTGGCTCAAACAATACCCCATCGTTTTGCTGGAAGACGGTTTGGGCGAAAACGACTGGGACGGCTGGCAACTGATGACTAAAGAATTAGGCAATAAGATTGAATTGGTGGGCGATGATATTTTCTGCACCAACCCTGCCATTCTGCAAAAAGGCATTGATGAAGGCGTTGCCAATTCTGTTTTAATCAAATTAAACCAGATAGGCACAGTTACGGAAACGCTGCAAACTATTGATCTTGCGTACAAAAACAATTACAACTGTTTCATCTCGCACCGCAGCGGCGAAACGGAAGATACAACTATCGCAGACCTCACGGTTGCATCGGGAGCGGGGCATTTGAAAACAGGAAGCGGTTGCAGAGGCGAGCGCATTGCGAAGTTCAATCAACTGTTGCGCATCGAAGAAGAATTGGGGGACAAAGCAACATTTGCAGGCATTAAAACTTTTAAAAATCAATAA
- a CDS encoding inorganic diphosphatase, whose translation MEIIKQVVHPWHISIGDKAPEIVKAVIEIPKGSRMKYELHKESGLLQLDRVIYSSTHYPMNYGLVPQTYFDDGDPLDILVMCSFEIQPLCVVDTKVIGIMHMEDENGIDDKILSVAANDPAFAHISDITDIPQHLMNELKNFFESYKALENKTVKVGDMYGKKEAWKCVQRSIKLYNEKFGIA comes from the coding sequence ATGGAAATTATTAAACAAGTAGTGCATCCGTGGCACATATCTATCGGCGATAAAGCACCGGAAATCGTTAAAGCCGTGATTGAAATTCCAAAAGGCAGCCGCATGAAATACGAGCTGCACAAAGAATCGGGATTACTGCAATTAGACCGCGTTATTTATTCGTCCACGCATTATCCCATGAATTACGGATTAGTACCGCAAACTTATTTTGATGACGGCGACCCGCTCGATATTCTCGTTATGTGTTCGTTTGAAATACAGCCGCTTTGCGTGGTGGATACAAAAGTTATCGGCATCATGCACATGGAAGATGAAAACGGCATCGACGACAAAATTTTGTCCGTAGCCGCGAACGACCCTGCATTTGCACACATCAGCGACATTACAGACATTCCGCAACATTTGATGAATGAACTGAAAAACTTTTTTGAAAGCTATAAAGCGCTGGAAAATAAAACCGTGAAAGTCGGCGATATGTACGGCAAAAAAGAAGCATGGAAATGCGTACAACGAAGCATAAAATTATACAATGAGAAATTCGGAATAGCATAA
- a CDS encoding metallophosphoesterase family protein → MKIAVFSDVHANLPALQAVYAHILKQGVDGIYCLGDLVNQNVWSNEVIDFIKEHNIPCVRGNHDEGIGNDKYNFNFSFGTDDELKWGKEAIAYTLQRTNASNKEWLKQLPLKLQLKVKTNFGELKITLTHGTPQSNTERIYRFYPSSQLLKILDEEDTHILLIGNTHASFHKEIIKENNGQIFYKHIINPGSVGCPKDGSWHACYAIVSIDEQKDFHTESDAVEVQFFRLDYDINTVIREIKKSGLPIYYGGRLLKY, encoded by the coding sequence ATGAAAATAGCCGTATTCAGTGATGTTCACGCGAATTTGCCTGCGCTTCAAGCCGTGTATGCACACATTTTGAAGCAAGGCGTGGACGGCATTTATTGCCTCGGCGACTTGGTCAATCAAAATGTGTGGAGCAATGAAGTGATTGATTTTATAAAAGAACACAACATTCCATGCGTGCGTGGCAATCACGACGAAGGCATCGGCAACGATAAATACAATTTTAATTTTTCTTTCGGCACGGACGATGAATTGAAATGGGGCAAAGAAGCGATTGCATACACTTTACAGCGCACAAATGCTTCAAACAAAGAATGGCTCAAACAGTTGCCTTTGAAGTTGCAACTGAAAGTAAAAACAAATTTTGGCGAACTGAAAATCACGCTTACGCATGGAACGCCGCAAAGCAATACAGAACGCATTTACAGGTTTTATCCTTCGTCGCAATTATTGAAAATCCTGGATGAAGAAGACACTCATATTTTGCTCATCGGCAATACCCACGCATCTTTTCACAAAGAGATTATTAAAGAAAACAACGGGCAAATCTTTTACAAGCACATCATCAATCCCGGTTCGGTAGGATGCCCGAAAGACGGGAGCTGGCACGCCTGCTACGCTATTGTTTCGATTGATGAACAAAAAGATTTTCATACGGAAAGCGATGCCGTTGAAGTACAGTTTTTTCGCCTGGATTATGACATTAATACCGTTATCAGAGAAATTAAAAAAAGCGGGTTGCCCATTTATTACGGAGGGCGATTATTAAAATATTAA
- a CDS encoding metallophosphoesterase family protein translates to MKLAFISDIHANLPALETTLRFIERQKPDGIYCLGDLVNFACFDNEVIDLLRKNDIPCIQGNHDEGIGNHKNDFSFSYANKEQKKFGLHSIKRVNKIITDENRKYLSTLPFMLQLEFRFPFHHLRLAMVHGSPFSNNDYVMEATPDELLNEMMDNVNADILLMGHTHVPYHKTIFCEEENKKIYRHAINVGSVGKSKTGSTDACCCFVNINHETTLESPESVEVHFEFLPYDKARVVQKIHDEGLSHAYDNYFKTGKN, encoded by the coding sequence ATGAAGCTTGCATTTATCAGCGACATTCATGCGAATCTTCCGGCGCTGGAAACGACGCTTAGATTTATAGAACGCCAAAAGCCCGATGGCATCTACTGTTTGGGCGATTTGGTAAATTTTGCGTGCTTCGATAATGAAGTAATTGATTTGCTCAGAAAGAACGATATTCCTTGCATTCAGGGCAATCACGACGAAGGCATCGGCAATCATAAAAACGATTTTTCTTTTTCTTATGCCAATAAAGAACAGAAAAAATTCGGCTTGCATTCTATCAAAAGAGTAAATAAAATTATCACGGACGAGAACAGAAAATATTTGTCCACGCTGCCTTTTATGTTGCAGTTGGAATTTCGTTTTCCGTTTCATCATTTACGTTTGGCAATGGTGCATGGCAGCCCTTTTTCCAACAACGATTATGTTATGGAAGCCACGCCGGACGAGCTTTTGAACGAAATGATGGACAATGTAAATGCAGATATTTTATTGATGGGACACACGCACGTTCCTTATCACAAAACCATTTTTTGCGAAGAAGAAAATAAGAAAATTTATCGCCACGCAATCAATGTTGGTTCAGTTGGAAAGTCAAAAACGGGCAGCACAGATGCTTGTTGCTGCTTTGTAAACATCAACCACGAAACAACTTTGGAATCGCCTGAATCTGTTGAAGTGCATTTTGAATTTTTGCCTTATGACAAGGCGCGTGTTGTGCAAAAAATTCATGATGAAGGTTTATCTCATGCGTATGATAATTATTTTAAAACAGGAAAAAATTAA
- a CDS encoding NUDIX hydrolase yields the protein MKKVLAAGGIVINQDKELLMIFRRLLWDLPKGHLDKGETLEGCAIHEVQEETGLKNLQLKGFVGKTEHIYYERKFREEAIKETHWFEMLGDKNEQLIPLEKESIERAEWVPKSKLKKYLFNTFENVEEIIKKSSIYN from the coding sequence ATGAAAAAAGTTCTTGCTGCAGGCGGCATTGTTATCAATCAGGACAAAGAATTATTAATGATTTTCAGAAGGCTTCTTTGGGACTTGCCAAAAGGCCATCTCGACAAAGGCGAAACGCTTGAAGGTTGCGCCATTCATGAGGTTCAGGAAGAAACGGGTTTGAAAAATTTGCAGTTAAAAGGCTTTGTCGGCAAAACGGAACATATTTATTATGAAAGAAAATTTCGCGAAGAAGCCATTAAAGAAACGCATTGGTTTGAGATGCTCGGTGACAAAAATGAGCAGCTTATTCCGTTGGAAAAAGAAAGCATCGAGCGCGCTGAGTGGGTGCCGAAAAGCAAGCTGAAAAAATATTTGTTTAATACGTTTGAAAATGTAGAAGAAATTATTAAGAAATCTTCGATTTATAACTAA
- a CDS encoding MutS-related protein: MQFYASYLDYINAIKQKDLKFCYPELSDSKEDIYAYDTFDMALAHKLSQQNKTVVCNDFSLKGKERFIIVTGPNQGGKTTFSRTFGQTHYLASLGCAVQGSKAKLFLFDNIFTHYERKEDVETHRSKFEDDLIRVHTILDEATPRSIIILNEIFSSTSLEDAIFLCKRIMEKIVSLDSLCLWVTFIDELVSYSDKTVSMVSLVNKENPAIRTFKIMRKTPDGIAFALSIAEKYKLTYQQLKERLSR; encoded by the coding sequence GTGCAATTTTATGCTTCTTACCTCGATTATATCAACGCCATAAAACAAAAAGATTTAAAATTTTGCTATCCCGAATTATCCGACAGCAAAGAAGATATTTACGCTTACGACACTTTCGACATGGCGCTTGCGCACAAATTGTCGCAGCAAAACAAAACGGTTGTGTGCAACGATTTTTCCCTGAAAGGTAAAGAACGCTTCATCATTGTAACGGGACCGAATCAAGGCGGCAAAACAACTTTTTCAAGAACATTCGGGCAGACGCATTATCTCGCCTCACTCGGTTGCGCCGTGCAGGGCAGCAAAGCAAAATTGTTTTTGTTTGACAATATTTTTACACATTACGAAAGAAAGGAAGATGTGGAAACGCATCGCAGCAAGTTTGAGGACGATTTAATAAGAGTGCATACAATTTTGGATGAAGCTACACCGCGAAGCATCATTATTTTAAACGAAATATTTTCATCCACTTCGCTGGAAGACGCCATCTTTCTTTGCAAAAGAATTATGGAAAAAATTGTGTCGCTCGATTCACTTTGCCTGTGGGTTACGTTTATCGACGAATTAGTTAGTTATAGTGATAAAACGGTAAGCATGGTAAGTCTTGTGAACAAAGAAAATCCTGCAATACGCACATTCAAAATAATGCGCAAAACGCCCGACGGCATTGCGTTTGCGCTGTCCATTGCAGAAAAATACAAGCTCACATACCAGCAGCTTAAAGAACGATTATCACGATGA
- a CDS encoding MutS-related protein — translation MQTQTAALENKKERMNAHLLYRNKDFNIEQSILWNSELLLQDFGLKILFDCMSGGDDLIFTVAKKVILSSTFIDEATIHYRQEILKDCLTNSSVIEAMYKLSIEAVESRKHTWYSIFTKHPTSVLSGSVGLMNIYLDYLKSLRDYVKQHEGRFSSEGFVNLFSVLKKEISDEYIDEVKQQLLQLKSKDGILMSAQLGAGNKGVNYTLHSFTAKRLNWLQKMFPPKLPGYTFQINPRDESGARAVAELNDNAVRKVANIVADANEHILNFFTVLRNELAFWLGNIRLHQRFSELGLPFCFPKTYSSTHKKHNCKNLYDACLALSMNKKIETNDLIADDKNLIIITGANKGGKSTFLRSIGTAQLMMQCGMFMAAEKFEANLCSGVFTHFKREENNTMESGKFDEELKRMDDITNHLKPTSLLLFNESFAATNEREGSEVARQIINALLESDNKIFFVTHLHDLSNGYFKNNQNNILFLRANDDNSFKLKEDAPQKTSNGVELYRKIFNKK, via the coding sequence GTGCAGACACAAACCGCGGCGTTGGAAAATAAAAAAGAACGCATGAACGCACATCTTTTATACCGCAACAAAGACTTCAATATTGAGCAATCAATATTGTGGAACAGCGAATTGCTCCTGCAGGATTTCGGGTTGAAAATATTGTTCGATTGTATGTCTGGCGGCGACGATTTAATCTTTACAGTTGCCAAAAAAGTAATCCTTTCTTCCACGTTCATTGACGAAGCAACCATTCATTACCGGCAGGAAATTTTGAAAGATTGTCTGACAAACAGTTCCGTTATTGAAGCCATGTATAAGCTGTCGATTGAAGCTGTCGAAAGCCGCAAACACACGTGGTACAGCATTTTCACGAAACACCCGACGTCCGTCCTTTCGGGTTCGGTCGGGCTGATGAACATTTATCTTGATTACCTGAAATCGTTGCGCGATTATGTAAAACAACACGAAGGAAGATTTTCTTCCGAAGGTTTTGTCAATTTATTTTCTGTATTGAAAAAAGAAATTTCAGACGAATACATCGATGAAGTAAAACAGCAACTTTTGCAGCTCAAATCCAAAGACGGCATATTGATGAGCGCGCAGTTGGGCGCGGGCAACAAAGGCGTAAATTATACGCTGCATTCGTTCACGGCAAAGCGTTTGAATTGGTTACAAAAAATGTTTCCGCCGAAATTGCCGGGCTATACTTTTCAAATCAATCCGCGCGACGAAAGCGGCGCGCGCGCCGTTGCGGAACTCAACGATAACGCCGTTAGAAAAGTCGCCAACATTGTTGCAGATGCCAACGAACATATTTTAAATTTCTTTACCGTTTTGCGAAACGAGTTAGCGTTTTGGCTTGGAAATATCAGGCTGCATCAGCGTTTCAGCGAATTGGGCTTGCCGTTTTGTTTTCCAAAAACTTATTCATCAACCCATAAAAAACATAACTGCAAAAATTTGTACGATGCTTGTTTGGCTTTGAGTATGAACAAAAAAATTGAAACGAATGATTTAATCGCGGATGATAAAAACCTCATCATTATTACAGGTGCCAACAAAGGCGGCAAGTCCACTTTCCTCAGAAGCATTGGCACGGCACAGTTGATGATGCAGTGTGGAATGTTTATGGCAGCCGAAAAGTTTGAAGCAAATCTTTGCAGCGGTGTGTTCACACACTTCAAAAGAGAAGAAAACAACACGATGGAAAGCGGCAAGTTCGATGAAGAGCTGAAACGCATGGACGACATTACCAATCATCTAAAACCCACATCGTTGCTGCTTTTCAACGAATCGTTTGCAGCGACAAATGAAAGAGAAGGCTCTGAAGTGGCAAGGCAAATTATTAACGCATTGCTTGAAAGCGATAATAAAATTTTCTTCGTTACACATTTGCACGATTTGTCAAACGGGTATTTCAAAAACAATCAGAATAACATTTTATTTCTTCGTGCAAACGACGACAATAGTTTTAAATTAAAAGAAGATGCGCCGCAAAAAACAAGCAACGGCGTGGAATTATATAGAAAAATATTCAATAAGAAATAA
- a CDS encoding DUF1345 domain-containing protein, whose amino-acid sequence MCAKLISFLNKISEPQKAVIGLMIAVIAYFLCPMKPLPRAVFGWNVFCVALLILSWITFFTTPPRDIRNEAQREDGSRIIVFIITLLATVWSMFAVVDMIISNSQTGEGKAFHLVSGIICMILSWCLIHTIFTLRYANLYYAIDKENNSSEKGGLDFPGKEKPDFIDFAYFSFTIGMTFQVSDIEISGKHIRRFALLHGLFSFAFNALIIALSVNIISGLVSK is encoded by the coding sequence ATGTGTGCAAAATTAATTTCTTTTCTGAATAAAATTTCCGAACCGCAAAAAGCTGTCATCGGTTTAATGATTGCTGTTATAGCATATTTTCTTTGTCCGATGAAACCGTTGCCACGAGCGGTTTTCGGATGGAATGTGTTTTGTGTCGCTTTATTAATCCTCAGTTGGATTACATTTTTTACAACGCCGCCGCGAGACATAAGAAATGAGGCGCAGCGTGAAGACGGTAGCCGGATTATTGTATTCATCATTACATTGTTGGCAACGGTTTGGAGTATGTTTGCGGTTGTGGATATGATAATTTCCAATTCGCAAACCGGAGAAGGCAAAGCGTTTCATTTGGTTTCAGGAATTATTTGCATGATACTTTCTTGGTGTTTGATTCACACGATTTTTACGTTGCGCTACGCGAATTTGTATTATGCCATCGATAAAGAAAATAATTCATCCGAAAAAGGCGGACTTGACTTCCCGGGAAAAGAAAAGCCTGATTTTATCGACTTTGCATATTTTTCTTTTACGATAGGAATGACATTTCAGGTATCGGATATCGAAATTTCCGGAAAGCATATAAGGCGTTTCGCTTTGCTGCACGGTTTGTTTTCATTTGCTTTCAACGCACTTATCATCGCGCTTTCCGTGAATATTATTTCGGGATTAGTGTCGAAGTAA
- a CDS encoding endo-beta-N-acetylglucosaminidase H — translation MKKTSMYIAISALLVWLFVGCSKNVNETAFKPELSAAANTQSTATLSSKNGPTGVCYVEVNSNNILNVGNYVLQNSGQQLFDIGIIFAANINYDATQGKAVLYDNPQVTNVLTNASTYIQPLQAKGIKVLLSILGNHQGAGISNFTSRAAAHDFAAQLSNAVMTYGLDGIDFDDEYAEYGQHGSLPNSNDSSFMLLVEELRSLMPNKIISFYYIGPSISHLSYNGAQAGSYVNYSWNPYYGTFAAPSVPGLGNANLGAAAIDVTSTSQSTANSFALQTISGGYGVYLYYNLDATNRASYLSGISNVLYNENTVNVTDTTLAPPSSGAIFYQDINYGGAATQQIPKGNYTLSQLQAYGFVNDWASSVQLPAGWTAVLYTNDNFSGTSWTVTESTVDFTRLTARPGLFSIINANDQISSVKIQ, via the coding sequence TTTAAGCCTGAGTTATCGGCTGCTGCAAATACTCAATCAACTGCTACTCTCTCCTCTAAAAACGGTCCCACCGGTGTGTGCTATGTTGAAGTGAACAGCAACAATATTTTGAATGTGGGCAATTACGTTCTCCAAAATAGTGGACAACAGTTGTTTGACATTGGAATTATTTTCGCGGCAAATATCAATTATGATGCGACACAAGGCAAAGCTGTGTTGTACGACAATCCGCAGGTAACAAATGTGCTTACCAATGCAAGCACTTATATTCAGCCATTGCAGGCAAAAGGAATTAAGGTTTTGCTGAGTATTTTGGGCAATCATCAGGGTGCTGGTATCAGTAATTTTACAAGCAGGGCTGCGGCGCACGACTTTGCAGCGCAATTGTCAAATGCCGTAATGACTTACGGCTTGGATGGTATTGACTTTGACGATGAATATGCAGAATACGGGCAGCATGGAAGTCTTCCGAATTCCAATGATAGCTCTTTTATGTTGCTGGTAGAAGAACTCCGGTCTTTAATGCCCAACAAGATTATTTCGTTTTATTATATAGGACCATCTATTTCTCATCTTTCTTACAATGGTGCACAAGCCGGTAGTTATGTGAATTATAGTTGGAATCCTTATTATGGAACATTTGCTGCACCAAGCGTTCCCGGCTTGGGAAATGCCAATCTGGGCGCTGCGGCAATAGATGTTACTTCTACAAGTCAAAGTACGGCTAATTCTTTTGCGCTGCAAACAATCTCCGGAGGCTATGGGGTTTATTTATATTATAATCTTGATGCAACGAATCGAGCAAGCTATTTATCAGGTATTTCGAATGTGTTGTACAACGAAAATACAGTAAATGTAACCGATACAACGCTTGCTCCACCGAGTTCCGGCGCAATATTTTATCAGGACATCAATTATGGCGGCGCGGCTACGCAACAAATTCCTAAAGGAAATTATACATTGTCTCAGTTGCAGGCTTACGGCTTTGTAAATGACTGGGCTTCTTCTGTTCAGCTACCTGCGGGGTGGACGGCGGTGCTTTATACCAACGATAATTTTTCAGGAACTTCATGGACTGTAACAGAGAGTACAGTTGACTTTACAAGGCTTACAGCACGTCCCGGGTTATTCAGTATTATCAACGCCAATGACCAAATATCTTCTGTAAAGATTCAATAA